Proteins from a single region of Parambassis ranga chromosome 18, fParRan2.1, whole genome shotgun sequence:
- the LOC114450631 gene encoding deoxynucleotidyltransferase terminal-interacting protein 1 encodes MGAHRSEGGRDWLEQDGPEQPEQVPKPWNLMIKHRQIHRRGRRSHMTVSYTDPQVSMDLLRAVLQPSFNEDIMAVFRKYHKFFEKAAENVKENVGDEVQTDQLIREASRNILEHAKQLFPDGDAKRVGPEVALKRSRPADEDYIQRGSPLFKKRKSRPVTAASSDHPLGFSSQVKVKSEPIKKEGPKWDPSRLNDGSTFVLGSRANKALGMGGTRGRIYIKHADLFKYAADAKDKQWLAERNHMRATGGKMAYLLIEEDIQDLARSDEYRDCPDVRMDELKPFSVPVWMVEKMQRAMEAQRDSDL; translated from the exons ATGGGAGCCCATCGCAGCGAGGGAGGCCGAGACTGGCTGGAGCAGGACGGACCGGAGCAACCGGAGCAGGTCCCG aagccGTGGAACCTGATgattaaacacagacagatcCACAGACGAGGACGCCGCTCACACATGACTGTCAG CTACACGGATCCGCAGGTGTCCATGGACCTGCTGAGAGCAGTGCTTCAACCCAGCTTTAACGAGGACATCATGGCTGTGTTCAGGAAGTACCACAAG ttttttgagaaagcagcagaaaacgTGAAGGAGAATGTTGGTGACGAAGTTCAgactgatcagctgatcagggaggcgtccaggaacATTCTGGAACAC GCCAAACAGCTGTTTCCAGATGGGGATGCAAAGAGGGTGGGGCCAGAGGTTGCCCTCAAG AGGTCCAGACCTGCTGATGAAGACTACATTCAGAGAGGAAGCCCCCTCTTCAAGAAG AGGAAAAGCCGTCCGGTTACTGCCGCCTCATCCGATCATCCTCTAGGCTTCTCCTCCCA AGTGAAGGTCAAATCTGAGCCAATCAAGAAAGAGGGGCCGAAG TGGGATCCATCCAGACTCAATGATGGCAGCACATTTGTTCTGGGCTCCAGGGCCAACAA GGCACTGGGGATGGGCGGGACCAGAGGACGGATTTACATTAAACACGCTGACCTGTTCAAG TATGCAGCAGATGCCAAAGACAAGCAGTGGCTGGCAGAGAGAAACCACATGAGGGCGACGGGGGGGAAGATG gcataCCTGCTCATTGAGGAAGACATTCAGGATCTGGCTCGTAGTGATGAGTACAG ggaCTGCCCAGACGTCAGAATGGATGAGCTGAAGCCCTTCAGTGTTCCTGTGTGGATGGTGGAGAAGATGCAGAGAGCCATGGAGGCCCAGAGAGACTCTGAcctgtaa
- the LOC114451058 gene encoding E3 ubiquitin-protein ligase RNF182 isoform X2, giving the protein MKMTTNRINLLKEVASSQEMEGKVQTWAQSLVYTLEELECKICYNRYDTRSRKPKLLGCLHRVCAKCLKKMVDMGESSPSIISCPFCRHETHVPDEEVWLMEDDRHILAVLSCQDKARRAAAAAGGGGGGEVVLSPSSLTGGAAEVSHRSSDCLVITIMELPEESPSSDSLSMLNVVGLYRPTSLDSLPCNLPAQKCRAWTSRSFPRCLLGALCLVYFSSLPLGIYLLMIGQLWLGVVLVSLVPSTLLLLVLYGFCQCLCHELMEALAARRRTLP; this is encoded by the exons ATGAAGATGACCACCAATAGGATAAACCTTCTGAAAGAGGTGGCTTCGAGCCAGGAGATGGAGGGCAAG GTGCAGACCTGGGCTCAGTCTCTCGTTTACACTCTGGAGGAACTTGAGTGTAAAATCTGTTACAACCGATATGATACTCGCAGCCGAAAACCAAAACTGCTAGGCTGTCTGCACCGAGTTTGTGCCAAGTGTCTGAAGAAGATGGTGGACATGG GAGAATCATCTCCGTCCATCATCAGCTGTCCGTTCTGTCGCCACGAGACCCACGTCCCAGATGAAGAG GTATGGTTAATGGAGGACGACCGACACATCCTGGCTGTTTTGTCCTGTCAGGACAAAGCCcggcgagcagcagcagcagcaggaggaggtggtggtggggaggtGGTGCTGAGTCCTAGCAGTCTGACTG GAGGCGCTGCAGAGGTGTCCCACCGCTCCTCAGACTGTTTGGTCATCACCATCATGGAGCTCCCTGAGGAGTCTCCGTCCTCAgactcactgagcatgctcaatgTGGTAGGCCTGTACCGACCCACGAGCCTGGACTCGCTCCCCTGCAACCTGCCGGCTCAGAAGTGTCGCGCCTGGACATCCCGCAGCTTTCCACGCTGCCTGCTGGGGGCGCTCTGTCTG gtGTACTTCAGCTCGCTTCCTCTGGGGATCTACCTGCTGATGATCGGTCAGCTGTGGCTGGGCGTGGTCCTGGTCAGCCTGGTTCCTTCCACTCTGCTTCTGCTCGTTCTGTACGGTTTCTGTCAGTGTCTCTGCCATGAGCTGATGGAGGCACTAGCCGCACGCAGACGCACACTGCCATGA
- the LOC114451094 gene encoding regulator of G-protein signaling 9-binding protein, which produces MSRWRRSVDELAARRRQQGECERAQDALTRVISCFQQLAASLGSSADGSFLRDEMDETRALAHRICSGLSRRLLRLLSECDTNSTGVEDRQVSERLWVLFLSALENFLSDLHKASDLIGQFPLTQRYDRRSLVNTGCIDGVVGVAARVALVQVPWISLEEEPSPDLINHITGLEAMLSEMQLRVPVAFWSVEATQPAWAEARGEMDDPDDSLEDLMEVEVVSSNNKLAVGCQSSCCGLGCVG; this is translated from the exons ATGAGTCGGTGGCGTCGTTCGGTGGATGAGTTGGCAGCACGCCGGCGGCAGCAAGGAGAGTGTGAGCGTGCTCAGGATGCTCTCACTCGAGTGATTTCTTGTTTCCAGCAGCTGGCAGCATCGCTGGGCAGCTCAGCTGATGGCAGCTTTCTGCGAGATGAAATGGATGAAACCAGAGCGCTGGCTCACCGAATCTGCAGCG GTCTGTCCCGCCGCCTGCTGCGGCTGCTGTCTGAATGTGACACCAACTCCACAGGtgtggaggacagacaggtaTCAGAGCGTCTGTGGGTTCTGTTCCTGTCAGCCCTGGAGAACTTCCTGTCTGACCTCCATAAGGCTAGTGATCTGATTGGACAGTTCCCTTTGACTCAACGCTACGACAGACGCTCACTAGTCAACACAG GATGTATTGATGGTGTAGTAGGTGTAGCAGCACGGGTGGCTTTAGTCCAGGTACCATGGATTTCTTTGGAGGAGGAGCCAAGTCCTGACCTTATCAATCACATCACGGGACTGGAGGCCATGCTGAGTGAGATGCAGCTGAGG GTTCCTGTTGCATTCTGGTCTGTGGAGGCCACCCAGCCAGCCTGGGCTGAAGCCCGTGGTGAGATGGACGATCCAGATGACAGCTTGGAGGACCTGATGGAGGTCGAGGTTGTctccagcaacaacaagctggctgtgggttgccagtcttcATGCTGCGGACTGGGCTGTGTTGGTTAG
- the isy1 gene encoding pre-mRNA-splicing factor ISY1 homolog, with product MARNAEKAMTALARFRQAQLEEGKVKERRPFLASECAELPKAEKWRRQIISEISKKVAQIQNAGLGEFRIRDLNDEINKLLREKGHWEYRIRELGGPDYMRFGPRMLDHEGKEVPGNRGYKYFGAARDLPGVRELFEKEPAPAPRKTRGELMKDVDAEYYGYRDEDDGVLLPLEAQYEKQAVLDAVEKWRTERESRLSGEKQQEEEEEESIYTTFTEEPDDEESREEQEGEEGGFAFIAHVPVPSQREVEEALVRRKKMELLQRYASETLQAQSQEARTLLGL from the exons ATG GCGAGGAACGCTGAGAAGGCCAT GACGGCTCTGGCCCGGTTCAGACAGGCTCAGTTGGAAGAGGGAAAAGTCAAG gaGAGAAGACCTTTTCTGGCTTCAGAGTGCGCTGAACTCCCTAAAGCTGAGAAATGGAGACGGCAG ATCATCAGTGAAATTTCAAAGAAAGTTGCTCAGATTCAAAACG CTGGTCTGGGTGAGTTTAGGATCCGGGATCTGAATGATGAGATCAACAAGCTACTAAGAGAGAAAGGTCACTGGGAGTATCGGATCAGAGAGCTGGGAGGACCCGACTATATG CGATTCGGGCCGAGGATGTTGGACCACGAGGGGAAGGAGGTTCCAGGAAACCGGGGCTATAAGTACTTTGGAGCCGCCAGAGACCTGCCTGGAGTCAGAGAGCTGTTTGAGAAGGAGC CTGCCCCTGCACCGAGGAAGACGAGGGGGGAGCTGATGAAGGACGTGGATGCGGAGTACTATGGTTACAGAGATGAAGACGACGGTGTGCTGCTTCCTCTGGAGGCTCAGTATGAGAAACAAG ctgtgttaGATGCAGTAGAGAAGTGGAGAACTGAGAGGGAGTCTCGTCTGTCTGGAGAGaagcaacaggaggaggaggaggaggagagcatctACACCACCTTCACTGAAGAG CCTGATGACGAGGAGAGccgagaggagcaggagggagaggagggaggattCGCCTTCATCGCACATGTGCCTGTTCCCTCTCAGAGAGAG GTGGAGGAGGCTCTGGTCcggaggaagaagatggagttGTTGCAGCGTTATGCCAGTGAGACTCTTCAGGCTCAGAGTCAAGAAGCGAGAACTCTGCTGGGCCTCTGA
- the cnbpb gene encoding CCHC-type zinc finger, nucleic acid binding protein b — MSSNECFGCGRSGHWVKNCPSGGRGRGKGRGRGKDLFCYRCGELGHLARDCERTEDACYNCGRGGHISRDCKEPKKEREQLCYNCGKAGHMARDCNHAHEQKCYSCGGFGHIQKCCEKVKCYRCGEIGHVAVHCSKASELNCYNCGKSGHLAKECTIEATA; from the exons ATGAGCAGTAATGAGTGCTTCGGTTGCGGCCGCAGTGGCCACTGGGTGAAGAACTGTCCGAGCGGTGGCCGAGGACGAGGAAAGGGTCGAGGTAGAGGCAAAG ACCTGTTCTGTTATCGCTGTGGGGAACTCGGACACCTGGCCAGAGACTGCGAGAGGACTGAGGAcg CCTGTTACAATTGCGGCAGAGGAGGCCACATCTCCAGAGACTGTAAGGAGCCCAAGAAGGAGCGGGAGCAGCTGTGCTACAACTGCGGGAAGGCCGGACACATGGCGCGGGACTGCAACCACGCCCACGAGCAGAAGTGCTACTCGTGCGGCGGCTTCGGGCACATCCAGAAGTGCTGCGAAAAGGTCAAATGTTACAG gtgcgGGGAGATCGGCCATGTGGCGGTGCACTGCAGTAAGGCGTCCGAGCTGAACTGCTATAACTGTGGGAAGTCGGGTCACCTGGCGAAGGAATGCACCATCGAAGCCACCGCCTAG
- the LOC114450632 gene encoding ubiquitin-conjugating enzyme E2 C — MASQNMDPAAAAASSTAALKGSESGGSATKGSVSKRLQQELMTLMMSGDKGISAFPESDNLFKWVGTIDGAQGTVYEGLRYRLSLEFPAGYPYQAPRVKFVTACFHPNVDDQGFICLDILKDKWSALYDVRSILLSIQSLLGEPNNESPLNTAAAELWEDQDAFKAHLHATFQK, encoded by the exons ATGGCTTCACAGAACATGGACcccgcagcagctgcagcctcgtCCACGGCCGCTCTGAAGGGCAGCGAGAGCGGCGGCAGCGCGACAAAAGGCTCGGTCTCCAAACG gctgcagcaggagcttATGACTTTGATG ATGTCGGGTGATAAAGGAATCTCTGCATTTCCAGAATCGGATAATCTATTTAAGTGGGTTGGAACCATTGACGGCGCTCAGGGGACG GTGTACGAAGGGCTCAGGTACCGGCTGTCTCTGGAGTTTCCTGCCGGGTATCCTTACCAAGCTCCTCGTGTCAAGTTTGTTACGGCGTGTTTTCATCCCAATGTGGACGATCAGGGTTTTATTTGTCTGGATATCCTAAAGGACAAATGGTCGGCGCTGTACGACGTGCGCTCTATCCTGCTTTCCattcagagcctgctgggaG agCCAAACAATGAGAGCCCTCTGAACACAGCGGCAGCAGAACTCTGGGAGGACCAGGACG ccTTCAAAGCTCATCTACATGCGACGTTCCAGAAGTGA
- the LOC114451246 gene encoding haloacid dehalogenase-like hydrolase domain-containing 5 codes for MWCRGFMQQTVRHVSTFRQAGVLFDVDGVLLRGRSVIPAARRAVRKLLDINNNFLFPVVFVTNAGSCQRHHKAQQLSHLLDVQISPDQVVLSHSPLQMMKSFHNKCVLVSGQGPVTTIANTLGFQKVLSMEQLAQHHPLLDMVEHNRRPTPPSSSLQSLPQIQAIILFGEPIRWETNLQLLIDVLLTNGRPDHAYATELSTQLPVLACNMDLLWMAEAPSPRFGHGMFLLCLESVYKKLTGRELQYEAVLGKPSLLTYQYAEQLLRLQNHNHKLTTIYAVGDNLMTDIYGANRYNRYLAQQHASVVTTTKLVAKGTESQVTMAEDELVSADQCQSILVCTGVYNPRSPLPSDQSGAITEAVFHGQGNLVLEPDLVEPCHVVEDVEAAVDLLLQREGAVTSDLP; via the exons ATGTGGTGTCGGGGCTTCATGCAGCAGACTGTCAGACATGTGTCCACCTTTAGacag gcGGGTGTCCTCTTTGATGTGGACGGCGTCCTGCTCCGTGGGCGGTCTGTGATCCCAGCTGCTCGACGAGCTGTCAGGAAGCTTCTGGACATAAAcaacaacttcctgtttcctgttgtctTCGTCACCAACGCAGGAAGTTGTCAGAGACATCACAAGGCCCAGCAGCTGTCTCACCTGCTGGACGTCCAG atcAGTCCGGATCAGGTGGTTCTTTCCCACAGTCCTTTGCAGATGATGAAGAGTTTTCACAATAAATGCGTCCTAGTGTCTGGACAGGGACCTGTGACCACCATCGCCAACAC TCTGGGGTTTCAGAAGGTGTTGAGCATGGAGCAGCTTGCACAACATCACCCCCTGCTGGACATGGTGGAGCACAACAGGAGGCCAACCCCACCT tcttcttctctgCAGAGTCTCCCCCAGATACAAG CGATCATCCTGTTTggagaaccaatcagatgggagaccaacctgcagctgctgattgaCGTGCTCCTGACGAACGGGAGGCCTGACCATGCATACGCCACTGAGCTGTCGACCCAGCTTCCCGTCCTCGCCTGCAATATGGACTTGTTGTGGATGGCTGAGGCCCCATCACCACG GTTTGGTCATGGGATGTTCCTGCTGTGTCTGGAGTCGGTGTATAAAAAGCTGACGGGTCGGGAGCTGCAGTACGAGGCTGTGCTGGGAAAACCTAGTCTGCTGACATACCAGTACGCCGAGCAGCTGCTGCGCCTGCAGAACCACAACCACAAGCTGACCACCATCTATGCTGTTGG TGACAACCTGATGACAGACATCTATGGTGCGAACCGGTACAACCGTTACCTGGCTCAGCAGCACGCCTCTGTGGTGACAACCACCAAGCTGGTTGCCAAGGGGACTGAAAGTCAGGTAACCATGGCAGAGGACGAGCTGGTGTCCGcggaccagtgtcagtccatacTG GTGTGCACAGGTGTCTACAACCCTCGCTCTCCGTTGCCTAGTGACCAGAGCGGTGCCATCACAGAGGCGGTGTTCCATGGTCAAGGAAATCTGGTCCTGGAGCCGGACCTAGTGGAGCCGTGTCACGTGGTGGAAGACGTAGAGGCTGCTGtcgacctgctgctgcagcgggAGGgtgctgtgacctctgacctcccgtGA
- the polr2j gene encoding DNA-directed RNA polymerase II subunit RPB11-a, which yields MNAPPAFESFLLFEGEKKISITKDTKVPNACLFTLNKEDHTLGNIIRAQLLKDPQVLFAGYKVPHPLEHKIVIRVQTTPDYSPQEAFTNAITDLISELSLLEERFRVAIKDKQEGIE from the exons ATGAACGCGCCTCCAGCCTTTGAGTCGTTCCTGCTTTTTGAAGGCGAGAAAAAAATCAGCATCACTAAAGACACCAAAGTCCCAAACgcgtgtttgtttactttgaaCAAGGAGGATCACACCCTGGGCAACATCATCCGAGC tcagctgCTGAAGGATCCCCAGGTCCTGTTTGCCGGTTATAAAGTGCCTCATCCTCTGGAACACAAGATCGTCATCAGAGTGCAGACCACACCTGACTACAGtccacag GAAGCGTTCACGAATGCCATCACAGACCTGATCAGCGAGCTGTCTCTGTTGGAGGAGCGCTTCAGAGTGGCCAtcaaagacaaacaggaaggcATCGAATGA
- the LOC114451058 gene encoding E3 ubiquitin-protein ligase RNF182 isoform X1, translated as MKMTTNRINLLKEVASSQEMEGKVQTWAQSLVYTLEELECKICYNRYDTRSRKPKLLGCLHRVCAKCLKKMVDMGESSPSIISCPFCRHETHVPDEEVWLMEDDRHILAVLSCQDKARRAAAAAGGGGGGEVVLSPSSLTAGGAAEVSHRSSDCLVITIMELPEESPSSDSLSMLNVVGLYRPTSLDSLPCNLPAQKCRAWTSRSFPRCLLGALCLVYFSSLPLGIYLLMIGQLWLGVVLVSLVPSTLLLLVLYGFCQCLCHELMEALAARRRTLP; from the exons ATGAAGATGACCACCAATAGGATAAACCTTCTGAAAGAGGTGGCTTCGAGCCAGGAGATGGAGGGCAAG GTGCAGACCTGGGCTCAGTCTCTCGTTTACACTCTGGAGGAACTTGAGTGTAAAATCTGTTACAACCGATATGATACTCGCAGCCGAAAACCAAAACTGCTAGGCTGTCTGCACCGAGTTTGTGCCAAGTGTCTGAAGAAGATGGTGGACATGG GAGAATCATCTCCGTCCATCATCAGCTGTCCGTTCTGTCGCCACGAGACCCACGTCCCAGATGAAGAG GTATGGTTAATGGAGGACGACCGACACATCCTGGCTGTTTTGTCCTGTCAGGACAAAGCCcggcgagcagcagcagcagcaggaggaggtggtggtggggaggtGGTGCTGAGTCCTAGCAGTCTGACTG CAGGAGGCGCTGCAGAGGTGTCCCACCGCTCCTCAGACTGTTTGGTCATCACCATCATGGAGCTCCCTGAGGAGTCTCCGTCCTCAgactcactgagcatgctcaatgTGGTAGGCCTGTACCGACCCACGAGCCTGGACTCGCTCCCCTGCAACCTGCCGGCTCAGAAGTGTCGCGCCTGGACATCCCGCAGCTTTCCACGCTGCCTGCTGGGGGCGCTCTGTCTG gtGTACTTCAGCTCGCTTCCTCTGGGGATCTACCTGCTGATGATCGGTCAGCTGTGGCTGGGCGTGGTCCTGGTCAGCCTGGTTCCTTCCACTCTGCTTCTGCTCGTTCTGTACGGTTTCTGTCAGTGTCTCTGCCATGAGCTGATGGAGGCACTAGCCGCACGCAGACGCACACTGCCATGA
- the pcif1 gene encoding mRNA (2'-O-methyladenosine-N(6)-)-methyltransferase yields MSNDSQGSVKGEAAVVLSPSGSTSSQAPPLSPSTASKTPELPDELVQAGWSKCWSRRENRPYYFNRFTNQSLWEVPVLGQHDVISDPLGLNAAPAEGGESNLGNGQRKRRSSEEQGVGPNSLKRAKVEPTTPISPSTPGVKLWSSTPEDKQAQSATPTTPSPAPAPAPYRPAVIYWDLDVQTNAVIREHAPASHLPPHPEIELQRAQLVTKLRQHYHELCHQREGIDPPRESFNRWLLERKVIDKGQDPLLPSECDPIISPSMFREIMNDIPIRLSRIKYKEEARKLLFKYAEAAKKMIDSRNASPESRKVVKWNAEDTMSWLRRDHSASKEDYMDRLEHLRQQCGPHVAAVAKDSVEGICSKIYQLSADYSRRLRQTHLSLLQDPPTETCASPPQSRLVYCYPVRLAIPTPPLPRVELHFENDMACLRFRGEMVKVNRGHFSKLELLYRYSCIDDPRFEKFLSRVWCLLKRYQVMFGSGANEGTGLQGALPVTVFEALNRQFGVSFECFASPLNCYFKQFCSAFPDVDGFFGSRGPFLSFCPVSGSFEANPPFCEELMDAMVTHFEDLLDQSSEPLSFIVFVPEWRDPVTPALTRMEGSRFLRHQLNVPAYEHEYRSGSQHVCKRDEMYYRAVHGTAVLFLQNDAGFAKWGPTPERLAELTAAYRPALSRTSSLPSPGPAHIAPGDRDSAPKPSERTQSSIISPGGHDNNNNNSNSNSSSSSSSSSSPQDKMAAV; encoded by the exons ATGTCCAATGACAGCCAGGGATCGGTAAAGGGGGAGGCAGCTGTCGTGCTGTCTCCCTCTGGCTCCACCTCTTCTCAGGCGCCTCCCCTTTCTCCGTCCACCGCCTCCAAAACACCTGAGCTCCCAG ATGAGCTCGTCCAGGCTGGATGGTCAAAGTGCTGGTCTCGGAGGGAGAACCGACCGTATTATTTTAACAGATTCACCAATCAGAGCCTGTGGGAGGTCCCAGTGCTGGGTCAGCATGATGTCATC tctgaTCCTTTAGGTCTGAATGCAGCTCCagcagagggtggagagagTAACCTGGGTAACggtcagagaaagaggaggagttCTGAGGAGCAGGGGGTGGGGCCTAACAGTTTAAAACGTGCTAAG GTGGAGCCCACCACACCCATCTCTCCCAGCACCCCCGGAGTCAAACTCTGGAGCTCAACCCCTGAAGACAAGCAGGCCCAATCAGCCACGCCTACAACACCAAGCCCTGcccctgctcctgctccatACAGACCAGCTGT CATCTATTGGGATCTGGATGTGCAGACCAATGCTGTGATCAGAGAGCACGCCCCCGCCAGCCATCTGCCCCCTCACCCTGAGATCGAGCTGCAGAGAGCCCAGCTGGTCACCAAACTGAGGCAACACTACCATGAGCTCTGTCACCAGAGAGAAG GTATCGATCCACCTCGGGAGTCATTCAATCGTTGGCTGCTGGAGAGAAAAGTGATTGATAAAGGTCAGGACCCGTTACTGCCGAGCGAATGTGATCCGATCATCTCCCCATCTATGTTCAGAGAGATCATGAATGACATCCCTATCAG gctgTCTCGTATTAAGTACAAAGAGGAGGCCCGGAAGCTTCTCTTCAAATACGCTGAAGCTGCCAAGAAGATGATTGATTCCAG GAACGCAAGTCCCGAGAGCAGAAAAGTAGTGAAGTGGAATGCTGAGGACACCATGAGCTGGCTGCGCCGAGATCACTCCGCCAGCAAAGAGGACTACATG GACCGCCTGGAACACCTAAGGCAGCAGTGTGGTCCTCACGTTGCTGCTGTGGCCAAAGACTCCGTGGAAGGAATCTGCTCCAAGATCTACCAGCTGTCTGCAGACTACAGCCGCCGCCTGCGCCAGACACACCTGAGCCTGCTGCAGGATCCGCCCACAG agacatGTGCGTCTCCGCCCCAGTCCCGGCTGGTCTACTGTTACCCGGTCCGTCTGGCGATTCCGACACCCCCACTCCCACGGGTGGAGCTGCATTTTGAGAATGACATGGCCTGTCTGCGCTTCAGAGGAGAGATGGTCAAAGTCAACAGAGGACACTTCAGCAagctg GAGTTGTTGTACAGGTACAGCTGTATTGACGATCCTCGCTTTGAGAAGTTCCTGTCCAGAGTCTGGTGCCTCCTGAAGAGATATCAG gtgATGTTTGGCAGTGGTGCTAACGAGGGGACAGGCCTCCAGGGGGCGCTGCCAGTGACCGTGTTTGAGGCATTGAACCGGCAGTTTGGAGTTTCTTTCGAGTGTTTTGCGTCACCGCTAAACTGCTATTTCAAACAGTTCTGCTCTGCCTTCCCCGACGTTGATGGCTTCTTTGGATCCAGAGG GCCATTCCTGTCCTTCTGTCCGGTCAGTGGCTCATTTGAAGCCAACCCCCCATTCTGTGAGGAGCTGATGGATGCGATGGTGACACACTTCGAG GACCTGTTGGACCAGTCGTCAGAGCCTCTGTCTTTCATCGTCTTTGTCCCTGAGTGGCGTGACCCCGTGACCCCGGCTCTGACCCGCATGGAGGGAAGTCGATTTCTCCGCCACCAGCTGAACGTCCCGGCATACGAGCACGAGTACCGCTCTGGGAGTCAGCATGTCTGCAAGAG AGATGAGATGTACTACCGGGCAGTACACGGTACTGCGGTACTCTTTCTCCAAAATGATGCGGGTTTTGCAAAGTGGGGTCCGACCCCGGAGCGCTTGGCCGAGCTGACGGCAGCATACCGCCCTGCTTTGTCCCGCACTTCCTCCCTGCCCTCCCCTGGCCCGGCCCACATCGCTCCTGGAGACAGAGACTCTGCCCCCAAGCCCTCTGAAAGGACACAGAGCAGCATAATTTCACCTGGTGGCcatgacaacaataacaacaacagcaacagcaacagcagcagcagcagcagcagcagtagcagtcCTCAAGACAAGATGGCTGCCGTGTAG